From a single Nostoc sp. MS1 genomic region:
- a CDS encoding NUDIX hydrolase, with product MSKLQKWQIINSKMVLNHQWCQVRQDEVKLPSGAVIDDYFVYIKPDIVLVFPITANREVIFVRQYRHGAEEFFIELPAGRFDPTQENPEDAGLRELEEETGYTAKQLIKIATLYDNPSKETNQIHLFLAENVVKMGEQNLDITEEIEVILIPIELILEKITQGEISVAGTVAALFLGLRFISDK from the coding sequence ATGAGTAAATTACAAAAATGGCAAATAATCAACTCAAAAATGGTTCTAAATCATCAGTGGTGTCAAGTTAGGCAAGATGAGGTTAAATTACCAAGCGGTGCAGTAATTGATGACTATTTCGTCTATATTAAACCTGATATTGTTTTAGTTTTTCCTATCACAGCTAATAGAGAAGTTATCTTTGTTCGTCAATACAGACATGGTGCAGAAGAATTTTTTATAGAACTACCAGCCGGGAGATTTGACCCAACACAAGAAAATCCTGAAGATGCTGGATTAAGAGAATTAGAAGAAGAAACTGGTTATACAGCTAAACAACTCATAAAAATCGCTACCTTATACGATAATCCTAGTAAAGAAACTAATCAGATTCATTTATTTTTAGCAGAGAATGTTGTGAAAATGGGAGAGCAAAATTTAGATATTACAGAAGAAATAGAAGTTATATTAATTCCTATAGAGTTAATTTTAGAGAAAATTACCCAAGGCGAAATTTCAGTGGCGGGAACTGTTGCAGCTTTATTTTTAGGTTTAAGGTTTATTAGTGATAAATAA
- a CDS encoding dipeptide epimerase — translation MQVEVSLFTVNKRFPLTISRGTTAKTTNVWVKILHDDIEGWGEASPFGVGNYGQSTETIKDYLQQLVPLLQPFSPLQRQEIEQLFIKHQVPSGVRAALDIAMHDWLGKRVGLPLWQIWGLDRQTIVPTSVTIGIDTPQAARIRTRDWLELTDVKLLKVKLGSPNGIEADKEMLLAVKDEAPAQEFFVDANGGWSLADAVQMCNWLADLGIKYVEQPLVRGGEEDLIKLKAQSPLPIFVDESCFNSTDIPRLANYADGINIKLMKSGGLTEALRMVNTAKACGLQVMFGCYSDSTLSNTAAAQLAPLADYLDLDSHLNLSDDPFTGALLQEGRVLPNDLPGLGVKYSASAT, via the coding sequence ATGCAGGTAGAAGTTAGTTTATTTACGGTCAATAAAAGATTTCCTTTGACTATTAGTCGCGGTACGACAGCAAAGACAACAAATGTCTGGGTGAAGATATTACATGATGATATCGAAGGCTGGGGTGAAGCTTCACCTTTTGGTGTGGGTAATTATGGACAGTCCACTGAGACTATCAAAGACTACTTGCAACAACTTGTGCCACTATTACAACCATTTAGCCCTTTGCAGAGACAGGAAATCGAGCAATTATTTATTAAACATCAGGTTCCTTCAGGGGTGAGGGCGGCGTTAGATATAGCAATGCACGACTGGTTGGGTAAGCGTGTAGGTCTACCCCTGTGGCAAATTTGGGGACTTGATCGTCAGACTATAGTCCCAACTTCAGTTACTATTGGCATTGATACACCGCAAGCAGCAAGGATACGGACAAGAGATTGGCTAGAATTGACAGATGTTAAGTTGTTGAAAGTGAAGTTAGGCAGTCCTAATGGTATAGAAGCAGACAAGGAAATGCTGTTAGCTGTCAAGGATGAAGCACCAGCACAAGAATTTTTTGTTGATGCTAACGGTGGTTGGAGTTTAGCGGATGCTGTCCAAATGTGCAATTGGCTGGCTGATTTGGGTATCAAGTATGTGGAACAGCCGTTAGTTAGGGGAGGGGAAGAAGATTTAATTAAATTAAAGGCACAATCTCCCCTACCCATATTTGTTGATGAAAGTTGTTTCAATAGTACTGATATTCCCCGTTTAGCTAATTATGCTGATGGCATTAATATTAAATTGATGAAATCAGGTGGTTTAACTGAAGCTTTGCGGATGGTAAATACAGCTAAGGCTTGTGGGTTGCAAGTGATGTTTGGCTGTTATTCTGACAGTACATTATCAAATACGGCTGCGGCACAACTAGCGCCACTGGCTGATTATTTAGACTTAGATAGTCACCTCAACTTAAGTGATGATCCCTTTACAGGTGCGTTGCTACAAGAGGGGCGAGTGTTACCAAATGACTTACCAGGCTTGGGAGTAAAATATAGTGCGTCTGCCACTTAA
- a CDS encoding DUF1611 domain-containing protein, whose amino-acid sequence MRLPLNQKVAILLHEGTTGSVGKTGLALLRYSESPIVAVIDRNSAGKSLREITGIKRDVPIVDSVAAALEYQPQVLVIGIAPKGGAIPDDYWIELKTALGAGMSLVNGLHTPLASIADLTALLKPGQLIWDVRKEPPNLDVASAAARTLPCRRVLTVGTDMAVGKMSTSLELHRASKLRGWRSKFLATGQTGVMLEGDGVALDAVRVDFAAGAVEQMVMRYGKNYDILHIEGQGSLLHPGSTATLPLIRGSQPTQLVLVHRAGQTHNTNNPHIPIPPLTEVIRLYETVANAGGAFGNVPVVGIALNTAHLDEDAAKEAIAQIIAQTGLPCTDVVRFGADVLLDAVMHN is encoded by the coding sequence GTGCGTCTGCCACTTAATCAAAAAGTAGCAATTTTGCTACATGAAGGAACTACTGGATCTGTTGGCAAAACAGGGTTAGCTCTTTTACGCTATAGTGAGTCCCCTATTGTGGCTGTAATTGACCGTAACAGTGCAGGTAAATCTTTAAGGGAAATTACGGGGATTAAGCGTGATGTACCGATTGTAGACTCGGTAGCTGCTGCCTTAGAATACCAGCCCCAAGTTTTAGTTATTGGTATTGCGCCTAAAGGTGGGGCAATACCTGATGATTATTGGATAGAACTGAAAACGGCGTTAGGGGCTGGAATGTCTTTGGTAAATGGTTTACACACACCCTTAGCAAGTATCGCTGATTTAACTGCACTTCTCAAACCAGGACAATTGATTTGGGATGTCCGCAAAGAACCGCCTAATTTAGATGTTGCAAGTGCGGCGGCGCGGACTCTACCCTGTCGGCGGGTGTTGACGGTGGGAACAGATATGGCTGTGGGGAAGATGTCCACCAGTTTAGAGTTACATCGGGCATCAAAATTGCGGGGTTGGCGTTCTAAGTTTTTGGCTACCGGGCAAACTGGTGTGATGTTGGAAGGGGATGGTGTGGCTTTGGATGCGGTGCGGGTAGATTTTGCTGCGGGTGCGGTGGAACAGATGGTGATGCGTTATGGCAAAAACTACGACATTCTGCATATTGAAGGGCAAGGTTCCTTACTCCATCCTGGTTCTACTGCTACCTTACCCTTAATTCGTGGTTCCCAACCTACCCAACTGGTACTGGTACACCGTGCTGGACAAACTCACAATACCAATAATCCGCATATACCGATTCCACCGTTAACTGAAGTAATTCGCCTGTATGAAACTGTGGCTAATGCGGGTGGGGCGTTTGGGAATGTGCCGGTGGTGGGGATAGCTTTAAATACTGCCCATTTAGATGAGGATGCAGCAAAGGAAGCGATCGCCCAAATAATAGCACAAACCGGTTTACCTTGTACTGATGTCGTCCGCTTTGGTGCTGATGTTCTTTTAGATGCTGTCATGCACAATTAA
- a CDS encoding GTPase family protein has product MNRRGDNSWVERVTGVWQKAADSVVQRLPVEQVSQKFVQWFSVSETEVAEILDKVRKELPTTEALLLGKPQAGKSSIVRGLTGVSAEIVGQGFRPHTQHTQRYAYPSNDLPLLIFTDTVGLGDINQETSGVIQELVGDLKEKSGRARVLILTVKINDFATDTLRQIAQNLRQQYPEIPCLLAVTCLHEVYPPHVEDHPVYPPDYEEVNRAFAAIQAAFAGVYDRSILIDFTLEEDGYNPVFYGLEALRDSLAELLPEAEAKAIYQLLDKQAGEKLGNLYRDIGRRYTLSFAVMAATLAAVPLPFATMPVLTALQVSMVTLLGKLYGQTVTPSQAGGIVSAIAGGFLAQAIGRELVKFIPGFGSAIAASWAAAYTWSLGETACVYFGDLMGGNKPDPQKIQSVMQEAFVKAKERFKGIKS; this is encoded by the coding sequence ATGAATAGGCGAGGCGATAATTCTTGGGTAGAACGTGTGACTGGTGTCTGGCAAAAGGCAGCAGATAGCGTGGTGCAGAGATTACCAGTAGAACAAGTTTCACAGAAGTTTGTCCAGTGGTTCAGCGTGAGTGAGACGGAAGTTGCGGAAATTCTGGACAAGGTGCGGAAGGAACTGCCAACTACCGAGGCTTTACTACTAGGTAAGCCACAAGCTGGTAAGAGTTCCATTGTCCGTGGACTGACAGGGGTTTCGGCGGAGATTGTCGGACAAGGTTTTCGTCCACACACCCAACACACCCAACGCTACGCCTATCCATCTAATGATCTGCCACTGCTGATTTTCACTGATACGGTAGGTTTAGGTGATATTAATCAGGAAACTAGCGGAGTTATTCAGGAGTTGGTAGGAGATTTAAAAGAGAAAAGTGGACGCGCCAGAGTCTTAATTTTGACAGTGAAGATTAATGATTTTGCCACTGATACCCTACGACAAATTGCCCAAAATTTACGTCAGCAGTATCCAGAAATCCCTTGTTTACTGGCTGTTACTTGTTTACACGAAGTCTACCCGCCGCATGTGGAGGATCACCCAGTTTATCCACCAGATTATGAGGAAGTTAACCGGGCTTTTGCAGCAATTCAAGCAGCTTTTGCGGGGGTTTATGACCGTTCCATCCTCATTGATTTTACTTTAGAGGAAGATGGGTATAATCCAGTATTTTATGGCTTAGAAGCACTCAGAGACAGTCTAGCAGAACTTCTCCCAGAAGCGGAAGCCAAAGCTATTTATCAATTATTGGATAAGCAAGCTGGTGAGAAATTAGGCAATCTCTACCGGGATATTGGCAGACGTTACACCTTATCCTTTGCAGTGATGGCGGCTACACTAGCGGCTGTACCCTTACCATTTGCTACTATGCCAGTGTTAACAGCTTTGCAAGTATCGATGGTGACGCTTTTGGGTAAATTATATGGGCAAACAGTTACACCATCGCAAGCTGGGGGAATTGTGAGTGCGATCGCAGGTGGTTTTTTAGCCCAAGCTATAGGTAGAGAGTTAGTTAAATTTATACCAGGATTTGGGAGTGCGATCGCCGCATCTTGGGCAGCAGCTTATACTTGGTCTTTAGGGGAGACAGCTTGTGTCTATTTTGGTGATTTGATGGGTGGGAATAAGCCAGATCCACAAAAAATTCAATCTGTGATGCAGGAAGCTTTTGTCAAGGCAAAGGAACGCTTTAAGGGAATTAAGTCTTGA
- a CDS encoding peptidoglycan recognition family protein: MKFRDWATRVTLIFLMLAALILALLVGKARQLPQGAATSTSEITTWRQYPQIQVHSFSSKQNQAANIIKSANTKNQAAGRYTTTLAFDKYKPRLEIAAVDPSNYGERFAQDINGVPVKNQPIVVIHETSDSAASAVNFFQTPHTDENVQASYHAIIKLDGTVLYLVPPEKRAFGAANSVFVGSDGEETVQTNPNLPPSVNNFAYHVSLETPLDGRGNNFLKSHSGYTEAQYNSLAWLIAQSQVPEDRITTHKIVDRSNQRVDPLSFDSDKFLQLLNTYRQLSPVYRAQK; the protein is encoded by the coding sequence ATGAAATTTCGTGACTGGGCTACCAGGGTTACGCTTATTTTTCTGATGTTAGCCGCTTTAATATTGGCGTTACTAGTTGGGAAAGCTAGACAGTTACCGCAGGGTGCAGCAACATCAACTTCAGAAATTACGACTTGGCGACAATATCCCCAAATTCAAGTTCATTCATTCTCAAGTAAACAAAATCAAGCTGCAAATATCATTAAATCTGCAAATACTAAAAATCAAGCTGCGGGTAGATATACAACTACTCTTGCTTTTGATAAGTACAAGCCTAGATTGGAAATTGCGGCGGTAGATCCGAGCAATTATGGTGAAAGATTTGCTCAGGATATCAATGGTGTACCTGTAAAGAATCAACCAATTGTTGTTATTCACGAGACTAGTGATTCTGCTGCTAGTGCAGTTAACTTTTTCCAAACACCTCATACAGATGAGAACGTCCAAGCAAGTTACCACGCTATTATTAAATTAGATGGAACTGTTTTATATTTAGTACCTCCAGAAAAAAGAGCATTTGGTGCTGCTAACTCAGTTTTTGTAGGCTCAGATGGAGAAGAAACTGTCCAAACTAATCCTAATTTACCACCATCTGTAAATAATTTTGCTTATCACGTTTCTTTAGAAACTCCACTAGATGGACGCGGCAATAATTTCTTAAAATCTCATAGTGGGTATACAGAAGCGCAATATAATTCTTTAGCTTGGTTAATAGCTCAAAGTCAAGTACCAGAAGACAGAATTACTACTCATAAAATAGTAGACCGTTCCAACCAAAGAGTTGACCCCTTGAGTTTTGATTCTGATAAATTTCTGCAATTACTTAATACTTATCGTCAGCTAAGTCCAGTTTATAGAGCGCAGAAATAG